The following nucleotide sequence is from bacterium.
CTGCAGGCGGCGAGCACGAGCAGCAGGGCGGCGAGCAGGGATCCGGCCGCGAGGGATACGGGGAAGGCGCGGGGCATCGGCACTCCAGCACGGGAACGTGACGGCGGGGCGGAGACGACATAGTAACAGTCGTCGGACGAATTACCAACGGGAAGGCGGGGGGGCGGGTTGCGGTCGAGCGGTCAGCGGAACAACGCCTTGACCGCCCCGAAGCTCGCGGCCTCGACCGCCACCGGATCGAAGCCGAGCAGGGCGTTCAGGGTGGCGAGCAGGCTCGCCTCGTCGAAGAGGATGCGCGCGTAGCGCAGCACGCCCTGCCGGTCGATGATGGCGTTGTAGGGCAGGCCGCCGGCCACGGGGAACTGGGAGAAGAGGTCCCAGTTCGGCGACAGGACGATCTCGTAGGTGACGCCCTGCTGGGCCGCCCAGTCGGCCACGAGCCAGGCCGGCTCCTGCATGTCGATGGCCAGCACCGTGACGCCGT
It contains:
- a CDS encoding TlpA family protein disulfide reductase produces the protein MSRLFAPSAASTRVFVLGALLCAGVATVVPGSAAAYQLGDVVNDFTYDNLAGEPVSLSDFAGDIVLINFFATWCPGCNVEAAILENDIHRVYAEYGVTVLAIDMQEPAWLVADWAAQQGVTYEIVLSPNWDLFSQFPVAGGLPYNAIIDRQGVLRYARILFDEASLLATLNALLGFDPVAVEAASFGAVKALFR